A single window of Nicotiana sylvestris chromosome 3, ASM39365v2, whole genome shotgun sequence DNA harbors:
- the LOC104213613 gene encoding long chain base biosynthesis protein 2a, with product MITIPYLTALTTYFSYGLLFAFGQFRDFFRKIFDWWKASNLQGYAPICLGLEDFYIRRLYHRIQDCFGRPICSPPDAWFDVVERVSNDNNKTLKRTTKVSRCLNLGSYNYLGFAASDEYCTPRVIESLKKFSASTCSARVDGGTTSIHTELEECVANFVGKPAAIVTGMGYVTNSAILPVLIGKGGLIISDSLNHNSIVNGARGSGATIRVFQHNTPSHLEKVLREHIAEGQPRTHRPWKKIVVIVEGIYSMEGELCQLPEIVAICKKYKAYVYLDEAHSIGAVGKTGRGVCELLGVDTADVDIMMGTFTKSFGSCGGYIAGSKELIEFLKYTCPAHLYATSISPPAAQQIISAIKVILGEDGSSRGAQKLARIRENSNFFRSELQKMGFEVLGDNDSPVMPIMLYNPAKIPAFSRECLKQNVAVVIVGFPATPLLLARARICISAAHSREDLNKALEVISRVGDLVGIKYFPAEPKKQQLEENRVKLE from the exons ATGATCACCATTCCATATTTGACCGCCTTGACAACTTACTTCAGCTATGGCCTGCTCTTCGCCTTTGGCCAATTCCGTGATTTCTTCAGAAAAATCTTTGATTGGTGGAAGGCCAGCAATCTTCAG GGATATGCTCCGATCTGCTTAGGACTTGAAGATTTCTACATCCGCCGATTGTATCATCGCATTCAG GATTGTTTTGGACGGCCAATATGTAGTCCTCCTGATGCTTGGTTCGATGTGGTGGAGCGTGTGTCCAATGACAATAACAAGACACTAAA GCGGACCACAAAAGTTTCAAGGTGCCTAAACTTGGGTTCATACAATTACCTTGGTTTTGCTGCATCTGATGAATATTGTACACCTCGTGTCATTGAGTCTTTGAAAAAGTTTTCTGCAAGCACTTGCAGTGCCCGCGTAGACGGAG GTACCACAAGCATCCATACGGAATTGGAAGAATGTGTGGCTAATTTTGTTGGCAAGCCAGCTGCCATCGTTACAGGCATGGGTTATGTAACAAATTCAGCCATACTTCCTGTTTTGATTGGGAAG GGAGGTTTGATTATCAGCGACTCTCTCAACCACAACTCTATTGTAAATGGTGCTCGAGGGTCTGGAGCTACTATTCGTGTTTTTCAACATAACA CACCTTCTCACTTGGAGAAGGTTTTAAGAGAACATATTGCTGAGGGACAACCCAGAACACACAGGCCGTGGAAGAAGATAGTTGTTATAGTGGAGGGCATATACAGCATGGAAGGGGAGCTATGCCAGCTTCCGGAGATTGTTGCCATATGCAAGAAATACAAG GCATATGTTTATTTGGACGAGGCTCACAGCATTGGAGCTGTTGGAAAAACAGGAAGGGGGGTCTGTGAGCTCTTGGGAGTTGACACGGCTGATGTGGACATTATGATGGGAACTTTCACAAAGTCATTTGGTTCATGTGGGGGTTATATTGCTGGATCCAAA GAACTTATTGAATTTTTGAAGTACACTTGCCCAGCTCATCTGTATGCCACATCAATATCACCTCCAGCTGCCCAACAAATCATTTCTGCTATCAAGGTTATACTTGGTGAAGATGGTTCTAGTAGAG GGGCTCAGAAACTGGCACGCATTCGTGAAAATAGCAATTTTTTCCGATCAGAACTGCAGAAGATGGGTTTTGAAGTCCTTGGGGACAATGATTCTCCTGTGATGCCCATCATGCTCTACAATCCTGCAAAAATACCTGCTTTTTCACGGGAATGTCTCAAACAGAAT GTGGCCGTAGTGATTGTTGGTTTTCCAGCAACCCCTTTACTTTTGGCCAGAGCACGCATATGTATTTCTGCTGCTCACTCACGGGAAGATCTTAACAAAGCACTGGAG GTTATCAGCAGAGTTGGTGATCTAGTTGGCATAAAATACTTCCCCGCTGAGCCCAAGAAACAACAGCTTGAAGAAAACAGAGTCAAGCTGGAATGA